Proteins co-encoded in one Campylobacter ornithocola genomic window:
- the flgK gene encoding flagellar hook-associated protein FlgK yields the protein MGIFDSLYTGVSGIRAAELQINTTGNNISNANAVFYTRQRAVQGTGMSIDRGGLHLGTGTQIDTIKRLHDEHSYYELKNATTQQNYTNYLGQILQEASQRFPDMQGTGILQDYKNYYDAWNNFASNPSDGASKIDLVESANTLTQNIQKTLQDLNKMQQTVNEQIRQTVDEINNIGQEIANINKQLENEEVLPTDNANQLRDKRDELELRLSKLVDAVAWKGKSTQDSTLESTMTDSGRYYDLSIQGFSIVNGSSFHPLKLDDNNPNGFYQIYYEVNDENRYDLTSKISGGQLGAQLDLRGRNYDGNHDTYSDGILQEYKDMLNTFTKTLITQTNNVYAQAATDRVNSDDLKGLKPDTSLMSYDKNIQAGSFDITVYDEEGNAVATRTIKVDVNTTIEDVIKQINADIDDNKDGKPGNDLNDYFQAFYHYDGQSDSGNFQINSLKKGYKIAFKDNGTNFPGALNVSSFFNGQDASNINVNSSIRNDPNSLKASSNGVDGNNDVANAMLQLQTQKVNFYNKDGTVDTMTLDGYYRKFTGQIASNAESNGFAHATNMTVFNTAYAEYQSKSGVNTNEELAALIQYQASYGAAAKIVTTVDQMLETLLGLKS from the coding sequence ATGGGAATTTTTGATAGTTTATATACAGGAGTTAGCGGTATTAGAGCTGCCGAACTTCAAATTAACACCACAGGTAATAATATCTCTAATGCAAATGCAGTATTTTATACTAGACAAAGAGCGGTGCAAGGAACTGGAATGTCTATTGATAGAGGAGGCTTGCATTTAGGAACAGGTACGCAAATTGATACTATCAAAAGATTACACGATGAGCATTCTTACTATGAATTAAAAAATGCCACTACTCAACAAAATTATACAAATTATTTAGGGCAAATTTTACAAGAAGCGAGTCAAAGATTTCCTGATATGCAAGGAACTGGTATTTTGCAAGATTATAAAAACTACTATGATGCATGGAATAACTTTGCATCTAATCCAAGCGATGGAGCAAGCAAAATAGATCTTGTTGAAAGCGCAAATACACTAACTCAAAATATACAAAAAACTCTACAAGATCTTAATAAAATGCAACAAACTGTCAATGAGCAAATTAGACAAACCGTAGATGAGATTAATAATATTGGTCAAGAAATTGCAAATATCAATAAACAACTTGAAAATGAAGAAGTTTTACCTACTGATAATGCAAATCAGCTAAGAGATAAAAGAGATGAACTTGAGCTTAGACTTTCAAAATTAGTAGATGCGGTAGCTTGGAAAGGTAAAAGTACACAAGATAGCACTTTAGAATCTACTATGACTGATTCTGGAAGATATTATGACTTAAGTATTCAAGGTTTTAGTATAGTAAATGGTTCTAGTTTTCACCCTTTAAAACTAGATGATAACAATCCTAATGGTTTTTATCAAATTTATTATGAGGTCAATGATGAAAATCGCTATGATTTAACTAGTAAAATTTCAGGCGGACAGCTTGGAGCCCAACTTGATCTTAGGGGTAGAAACTATGATGGCAATCATGATACTTATAGCGATGGAATACTACAAGAATACAAAGATATGCTAAATACCTTTACAAAAACACTTATCACCCAAACTAACAATGTTTATGCTCAAGCAGCTACAGATAGAGTAAATTCAGATGATTTAAAAGGCTTAAAACCCGATACTTCTTTAATGAGTTATGATAAAAATATCCAAGCAGGAAGTTTTGATATTACAGTTTATGATGAAGAAGGTAATGCGGTAGCCACAAGAACTATAAAGGTAGATGTTAATACTACTATAGAAGATGTCATCAAGCAAATTAATGCAGATATTGATGATAACAAAGATGGAAAACCTGGTAATGATTTGAATGATTATTTTCAAGCCTTTTATCACTATGATGGACAAAGTGATAGTGGAAATTTTCAAATTAATAGCCTAAAAAAGGGTTACAAAATAGCTTTTAAAGATAATGGTACAAATTTTCCAGGTGCATTAAATGTGTCTTCGTTTTTCAATGGTCAAGATGCAAGCAATATCAATGTAAATTCAAGTATTAGAAACGATCCAAATAGTTTAAAAGCAAGTTCAAATGGAGTTGATGGAAACAACGACGTAGCTAATGCCATGCTACAACTTCAAACTCAAAAAGTAAATTTTTACAACAAAGATGGTACAGTAGATACTATGACTTTAGATGGATATTATAGGAAATTTACAGGTCAAATCGCCTCAAATGCTGAAAGTAATGGTTTTGCACACGCAACCAACATGACAGTATTTAATACAGCTTATGCAGAATATCAATCAAAAAGTGGAGTAAACACTAATGAAGAATTAGCAGCACTCATACAATATCAAGCAAGTTATGGTGCTGCGGCTAAAATCGTAACCACTGTTGATCAAATGCTAGAAACTTTACTTGGTTTAAAATCATAA
- the flgN gene encoding flagellar export chaperone FlgN, whose protein sequence is MVKQYLDETNSILEQLINLTLEDITQIQAANHKHVSKSVEEKTKLISDFQIAKKNLDQALVELSNQGNNKGLDELLDDKDKEKLALLKQKLNTLHQKNKEYAKLALIIKNFYDNLLNTMFEQNGTNNAYGDQKTIPDSLFKINV, encoded by the coding sequence ATGGTTAAACAATATTTAGATGAAACAAATTCTATTTTAGAACAGCTCATCAATCTTACTTTAGAAGATATAACTCAAATCCAAGCTGCTAATCATAAACATGTAAGCAAAAGTGTTGAAGAAAAAACAAAACTCATAAGTGATTTTCAAATTGCTAAAAAAAATCTTGATCAAGCTTTAGTAGAACTTAGTAATCAAGGAAACAATAAAGGTTTAGACGAGCTTTTAGATGATAAGGACAAAGAAAAACTTGCTCTTTTAAAGCAAAAATTAAATACTCTACATCAAAAAAATAAAGAATATGCCAAATTAGCTCTTATTATTAAAAATTTTTACGACAATCTTTTAAATACAATGTTTGAACAAAATGGAACAAATAATGCTTATGGAGATCAAAAAACAATTCCAGATTCATTATTTAAAATCAATGTTTAA
- a CDS encoding flagellar biosynthesis anti-sigma factor FlgM yields the protein MINPIHQSYVAQVATSDLNKTENKENNKAKETQKVEESKASLIASQIKNGEYKIDLQATSKAIADSLL from the coding sequence ATGATAAATCCTATACATCAAAGTTATGTAGCTCAAGTTGCTACTAGTGATTTAAATAAAACAGAAAACAAAGAAAACAACAAGGCAAAAGAAACTCAAAAAGTAGAGGAAAGTAAAGCATCTTTGATTGCTTCACAAATAAAAAATGGTGAGTATAAAATAGATTTACAAGCCACTTCGAAAGCAATAGCAGATTCTTTATTATAA
- a CDS encoding rod-binding protein, with product MRVDNYLASKNYSNELYENITKHNNSYKAAKNYADSAFKNDLTHIQALNDEDKALKEQTDAFEAFLIKSVLDISLKQENSLFGKDASDEIYSSMYNDTMSKALSGGLGFSKLLFDYLKERG from the coding sequence ATGAGAGTGGATAATTATTTGGCAAGTAAAAATTATAGTAATGAGCTTTATGAAAACATTACCAAACATAATAATAGCTACAAGGCTGCTAAAAACTATGCAGATAGTGCTTTTAAAAATGATTTGACTCATATACAAGCATTAAATGATGAAGACAAAGCTTTAAAAGAGCAAACTGATGCCTTTGAAGCTTTTTTAATCAAAAGTGTTTTGGATATTTCTTTAAAACAAGAAAATTCTTTATTTGGAAAAGATGCAAGTGATGAAATTTATTCATCTATGTATAATGACACCATGAGTAAGGCATTAAGCGGAGGATTAGGTTTTTCAAAATTATTATTTGATTATTTAAAAGAGAGGGGTTAA
- a CDS encoding flagellar basal body P-ring protein FlgI translates to MRILLFCLALNLSIFAATIKELTNVVGVRDNQLIGYGLVVGLNGSGDGTSSEFTLQSISNMLQGMNVKISPGDIKSKNTAAVMVTAKLPAFARSGDKLDVSVASLGDAKSLQGGTLLMTALKGVDGEIYAVAQGSLAIGGLSPRPGAAGTHSTSANVINGAVVEREIPQNFSQSEDLILSLKEADFKTANNIERVLNTIFDTDIAKALDSRTIKLTKPEEFSHVEFMARVLEQDIAYTPESKVIIDERTGTIVAGVNIEVEPILITHKDITIKIDPNNTVALGQNEIDMKDGGILDPVSNTLKITNSKTTVANIARMLNKLGAAPNDIIAIMQNLKRAGAISAELEVI, encoded by the coding sequence ATGAGAATATTATTATTTTGCTTAGCGTTAAATCTAAGTATTTTCGCAGCCACCATCAAAGAACTTACCAACGTAGTAGGTGTTAGAGATAACCAACTTATAGGATATGGTTTGGTTGTTGGTTTAAATGGAAGCGGAGATGGAACAAGTAGCGAATTTACTCTACAATCTATTTCAAATATGCTTCAAGGTATGAATGTAAAAATTAGCCCAGGTGATATAAAATCAAAAAATACGGCAGCAGTAATGGTAACAGCAAAACTTCCCGCTTTTGCAAGAAGCGGAGATAAACTTGATGTAAGCGTGGCTTCTTTAGGTGATGCTAAATCTTTACAAGGTGGAACTTTGCTTATGACAGCTTTAAAAGGAGTTGATGGTGAAATTTATGCAGTAGCTCAAGGTTCTTTGGCTATAGGCGGACTTAGCCCAAGACCAGGCGCTGCAGGAACACACTCAACCTCAGCAAATGTTATCAATGGAGCAGTAGTTGAAAGAGAAATTCCTCAAAATTTTAGCCAAAGCGAAGATTTAATATTAAGTCTAAAAGAAGCAGATTTTAAAACAGCCAATAATATAGAAAGAGTTTTAAATACTATTTTTGATACAGATATAGCAAAAGCTTTAGATTCTAGAACTATAAAATTAACAAAACCGGAAGAATTTTCTCATGTTGAATTTATGGCAAGAGTACTAGAGCAAGATATAGCTTATACTCCAGAAAGTAAAGTAATTATTGATGAAAGAACAGGTACTATAGTTGCAGGAGTAAATATAGAGGTAGAACCTATATTAATTACCCATAAAGATATCACCATAAAAATAGATCCAAACAATACCGTGGCTTTAGGACAAAATGAAATTGATATGAAAGATGGTGGTATTCTAGATCCTGTGTCTAACACTTTAAAAATTACAAACAGCAAAACAACAGTAGCAAATATAGCTAGAATGCTAAATAAACTTGGAGCAGCTCCAAATGATATTATAGCTATTATGCAAAATCTAAAAAGAGCTGGTGCAATTAGTGCTGAATTAGAGGTAATATGA
- a CDS encoding RsmD family RNA methyltransferase, whose amino-acid sequence MYKTQEYQSVKEFLKNHKEKEVKKIKPTKQGQKIYTTIESGVYKGKKILLPSLDTTRSTKSIVKSCVFNVLRFSLQDKVFIEAFGGSALMALEARSNGCLKSYAIEKDKKAYEIALKNASSIDQNTICFNDDTFIKTPQIIQNSKEDIILYLDPPFDIREGFFNIYEKTLKLVENIQNSNVKIIIIEHHSTFKTPAKIQSYKKIKEKKFGSTTLSFYTFI is encoded by the coding sequence ATGTATAAAACACAAGAATATCAAAGTGTTAAAGAATTTCTAAAAAACCATAAAGAAAAAGAGGTAAAGAAAATAAAACCAACAAAACAGGGTCAAAAAATTTATACTACAATAGAAAGCGGAGTTTATAAAGGTAAAAAAATTTTACTTCCTAGCTTAGACACCACAAGAAGCACTAAAAGCATAGTAAAATCATGCGTTTTTAATGTTTTACGTTTTTCTTTACAAGATAAGGTTTTTATAGAAGCTTTTGGTGGAAGTGCCTTGATGGCGTTAGAAGCAAGAAGTAATGGTTGCTTAAAAAGCTATGCTATAGAAAAAGATAAAAAAGCTTATGAAATAGCTTTAAAAAATGCTTCTAGTATTGATCAAAATACCATTTGTTTTAACGATGACACTTTTATAAAAACTCCTCAAATCATTCAAAATTCTAAAGAAGATATTATTTTATATCTTGATCCTCCATTTGATATTAGAGAAGGTTTTTTTAATATTTATGAAAAAACTTTAAAATTGGTAGAAAACATACAAAATTCAAATGTAAAAATCATTATCATAGAACATCACAGTACTTTTAAAACTCCAGCTAAAATACAAAGTTACAAAAAAATTAAAGAAAAAAAATTTGGCTCGACCACTCTAAGTTTTTACACTTTTATATAA
- a CDS encoding ornithine carbamoyltransferase translates to MKIALECKDLILEKTLEIALKDFLVLKKDCDFLVCDEKINTQKPQFIINKKSNFLTPPFSMEELLCALSDFNASLQNIAYKIAMREKKIMNQKCEAILEQLRQESHEKIDVIFNLYKAELKNLIKEENNNV, encoded by the coding sequence ATGAAAATCGCTCTTGAATGCAAAGATTTAATTTTAGAAAAAACTTTAGAGATTGCTTTAAAAGACTTTTTGGTTTTAAAAAAAGATTGTGATTTTTTAGTTTGCGATGAAAAAATTAACACGCAAAAACCGCAATTTATTATCAATAAAAAATCAAATTTTTTAACCCCTCCTTTTAGCATGGAGGAATTGCTTTGTGCTTTAAGTGATTTTAATGCAAGTTTACAAAATATTGCTTATAAAATTGCTATGCGTGAGAAAAAGATCATGAACCAAAAATGCGAAGCTATTTTAGAACAACTACGCCAAGAAAGTCATGAAAAAATTGATGTAATATTTAATCTTTATAAAGCAGAGTTAAAAAACCTTATAAAAGAAGAAAATAATAATGTATAA
- a CDS encoding DUF5644 domain-containing protein: protein MQITLKIFRFDKNSDYLAYYKPYVYDSKNFKSIYDILTQVKKDDIYFDFEENPESCVKINQVALRQRRDLNNIIAKFGKELTIEPLDTKRATKDLIIDKSDFLEKLELFKGLIDIHDIELYKQYDFLYYTSEVREFLPEYLGDSFFIFAYKMLLKYPEKTPQFLKLVADEEKGIYYHTKFKNFISSNELDYESYIKELKMMLVKSGLARSIF, encoded by the coding sequence ATGCAAATAACTTTAAAAATCTTTCGTTTTGATAAAAATAGTGATTATTTAGCCTACTATAAACCTTATGTTTATGATAGTAAAAATTTTAAAAGTATTTATGATATCTTAACGCAAGTAAAGAAAGATGACATATACTTTGATTTTGAAGAAAATCCAGAAAGTTGTGTTAAAATTAATCAAGTTGCTCTTAGACAAAGAAGAGATTTAAACAACATCATTGCAAAATTTGGGAAAGAACTTACTATAGAGCCACTTGATACAAAAAGAGCAACTAAAGATTTAATCATAGACAAAAGTGATTTTTTGGAGAAGTTAGAGCTTTTTAAAGGACTCATTGATATACATGATATAGAACTTTATAAACAATATGACTTTTTATATTACACAAGCGAAGTTAGAGAATTTTTACCTGAATATCTTGGAGATAGTTTTTTTATATTTGCCTATAAAATGCTACTTAAATATCCTGAAAAAACCCCCCAATTTTTAAAACTAGTAGCTGATGAAGAAAAAGGAATTTACTATCATACTAAATTTAAAAATTTTATTTCATCTAATGAACTTGATTATGAGTCTTACATTAAAGAATTAAAAATGATGCTTGTAAAATCAGGCCTTGCAAGAAGTATTTTTTAA
- a CDS encoding thiamine-phosphate kinase: MDKEKFIINAFANSINGDDGAIVDGYCYSKDLFCEDVHFKRSWMSLEQIGAKAMLINISDAIVMNATPKYALLGLSLPKCLNTKQVRALQKGLLDGAREFGVQIIGGDTIADNKINISITIISKVNKKAIFRKGLKKGDLLAFSGKLGESLKGLNILFRGGKLHSKHRFIKPSLRQKFFYDIAKKVRVSMDISDGLNKDLSRMLFQNQLSVKFLKKLDKFSLNSAEEYEILFAFDKKHKAFIQNIAKKHRIKLNIFAKTTTGRYKFYGREHHF; the protein is encoded by the coding sequence ATGGACAAAGAAAAATTTATTATCAATGCTTTTGCTAATTCTATCAATGGAGATGATGGAGCTATTGTTGATGGGTATTGTTATTCTAAAGATCTATTTTGCGAAGATGTACATTTTAAACGCTCTTGGATGAGTTTAGAACAAATTGGAGCAAAGGCTATGCTTATTAATATTTCTGATGCGATTGTTATGAACGCTACGCCAAAATACGCTCTTTTAGGACTTTCTTTACCAAAATGTTTAAATACAAAACAAGTCAGAGCTTTGCAAAAAGGCTTGCTAGATGGTGCAAGAGAATTTGGAGTGCAAATTATAGGTGGAGATACTATAGCGGATAATAAAATCAATATTAGTATAACTATTATTTCTAAAGTTAATAAAAAGGCTATTTTTAGAAAAGGTTTAAAAAAAGGAGATTTACTTGCTTTTAGTGGAAAATTAGGAGAGAGTTTAAAGGGTTTAAATATCTTGTTTCGTGGTGGAAAATTACATTCCAAGCATCGTTTTATAAAACCTAGTTTAAGACAAAAATTTTTTTATGATATAGCAAAAAAAGTTAGAGTGAGTATGGATATTTCAGATGGTTTAAATAAAGACTTATCAAGAATGCTGTTTCAAAACCAACTTAGTGTAAAATTTCTTAAAAAATTAGATAAATTTAGCTTAAATAGCGCAGAAGAATATGAAATTTTATTTGCTTTTGATAAGAAACATAAAGCATTTATACAAAATATAGCAAAAAAGCACAGAATTAAACTAAATATTTTTGCAAAAACAACAACAGGAAGGTATAAATTTTATGGAAGAGAACATCATTTTTAA
- the truD gene encoding tRNA pseudouridine(13) synthase TruD: protein MNFMEENIIFKPLYTLKHSPINVYFSKNSNDFVVREKPLYEFSGKGEHLILHIQKKDLSTSEALRILSEQSGVKMKDFGYSGLKDKQGLTFQYISMPKKFEESLRNFKHDKMKILGSFCHDNKLRIGHLKGNSFFIRLKKVSKVDALKIEQAFKNIQEQGFANYFGYQRFGKFQDNFSQGLEILKGKKIKNKKMQEFLISAFQSELFNRYLSKRVELSHFINDFSEKEIKQIYGLEKEEIKSLKNQKQFFKLLKGEVLGHYPFGKCFICEDLSSEVERFNQKDISAMALLIGSKAYEANKGLAKKLEDEIFSFAYEFKDKMQGSRRFMWSYLQDCKSHYDEEKAHFTLEFFLQKGSYATVVLEEILHTDIFEQTHNV, encoded by the coding sequence ATAAATTTTATGGAAGAGAACATCATTTTTAAACCCTTATACACTTTAAAGCATAGCCCAATAAATGTGTATTTTTCAAAAAATAGTAACGATTTTGTAGTGAGAGAAAAACCTTTATATGAATTTAGTGGCAAAGGTGAACATTTAATTTTACATATACAAAAAAAAGATCTTAGTACTAGCGAAGCTTTGAGAATTTTAAGTGAGCAAAGTGGTGTTAAAATGAAAGATTTTGGCTATAGTGGTTTAAAAGATAAACAAGGTCTAACTTTTCAATATATTTCTATGCCTAAAAAATTTGAAGAGAGTTTAAGAAATTTTAAACATGATAAGATGAAAATTTTAGGAAGTTTTTGTCATGATAATAAACTTAGAATAGGGCATTTAAAAGGAAATTCATTTTTTATAAGATTAAAAAAAGTTTCAAAAGTAGATGCTTTAAAAATAGAACAAGCTTTTAAAAATATCCAAGAACAAGGTTTTGCTAATTATTTTGGATACCAACGTTTTGGTAAATTTCAAGATAACTTTTCGCAAGGATTAGAAATTTTAAAAGGCAAAAAAATCAAAAATAAAAAAATGCAAGAATTTTTAATTTCTGCTTTTCAAAGTGAGCTTTTTAATAGATATTTGAGCAAAAGGGTGGAATTGTCACATTTTATTAATGATTTTAGTGAAAAAGAAATAAAGCAAATTTATGGTTTAGAAAAAGAAGAAATCAAAAGTTTAAAAAATCAAAAGCAGTTTTTTAAACTTTTAAAGGGTGAAGTTTTAGGACATTATCCTTTTGGTAAATGTTTTATATGTGAAGATTTATCAAGCGAAGTAGAAAGATTTAATCAAAAAGATATTAGTGCAATGGCTCTTTTAATAGGCTCTAAAGCTTATGAAGCAAACAAAGGTCTAGCTAAAAAATTAGAAGATGAGATTTTTTCTTTTGCATATGAGTTTAAAGATAAAATGCAAGGTTCAAGACGCTTTATGTGGTCTTATTTGCAAGATTGCAAAAGTCATTATGATGAAGAAAAAGCTCATTTTACTTTGGAATTTTTCTTGCAAAAAGGCTCGTATGCTACGGTAGTTTTAGAAGAAATTTTACATACAGATATCTTTGAGCAAACACATAATGTATAA
- a CDS encoding DUF2325 domain-containing protein — translation MSVLVIGADEITPIKAVLTNLGAKNIEHWDARSENRVNKKPIPQNTECIVMLTSFLNHNTMKKIKTEAKKRNIPLVCAKRSVSCVYCEYCKVFGLDQTYKCTKKD, via the coding sequence ATGTCAGTTTTGGTTATCGGTGCGGATGAAATTACTCCAATTAAGGCAGTTTTGACAAATTTAGGTGCAAAAAATATAGAGCATTGGGACGCTAGAAGTGAAAATAGGGTAAATAAAAAACCTATTCCTCAAAATACTGAATGTATAGTTATGCTTACTAGTTTTTTAAATCACAACACTATGAAAAAAATTAAAACAGAAGCAAAGAAACGTAACATCCCTTTAGTTTGTGCTAAACGCAGTGTGAGTTGTGTTTATTGTGAATATTGTAAGGTTTTTGGTCTTGATCAAACATATAAATGTACAAAAAAGGATTAA
- the fldA gene encoding flavodoxin FldA: MSIAVIYGSSMGNTESAANMIAQKLGISDVLNIADIDAEKINSYDKLICGTSTWGSGDFQDDWDGFDFSALNLSGKTVAVFGMGDSESYSDTYCNAMGKLAQGLKAAGANLVGSVSTGGYTFEASEAVEGDKFVGLALDNDNYEDLTESRINTWLEQIKPSFS; the protein is encoded by the coding sequence ATGTCAATAGCAGTAATTTATGGTAGCTCTATGGGCAATACTGAAAGTGCAGCAAATATGATTGCTCAAAAATTAGGAATTTCAGATGTGCTAAATATCGCAGATATTGATGCAGAAAAAATCAACTCTTACGATAAATTAATTTGTGGTACTTCTACTTGGGGAAGTGGAGATTTTCAAGATGATTGGGATGGTTTTGATTTTTCTGCTTTAAATCTTAGTGGCAAAACTGTTGCTGTTTTTGGCATGGGAGATAGTGAAAGTTATTCAGATACTTATTGTAATGCCATGGGCAAACTTGCTCAAGGTTTAAAAGCAGCAGGTGCGAATTTGGTAGGTTCAGTTTCGACTGGTGGTTATACTTTTGAAGCAAGTGAGGCAGTTGAAGGTGATAAATTTGTAGGACTTGCGCTAGACAATGATAATTATGAAGACTTAACTGAAAGTAGAATTAACACTTGGCTAGAACAAATTAAACCTTCTTTTTCTTAA
- a CDS encoding methyl-accepting chemotaxis protein, giving the protein MEQIIISLIAIFITLIFIRMIISYNLKPIAIISSGLHNFFNYLNHKDAHSHPIKLKTQDEFGKMADEINENIEIIKESLSKDTKAIEESVNVARKIETGELDLRITSHANNPQIQELIDVLNKMLITLQGKIGSNLNEIQTVFDSYKHLDFTVSINNPKGDIEKAINALGDEIKNMLLQSLSQGELLNQKAEALKQSMEELTNDATHQTTSLQESARALEQMNSAMSEISIKAQDVVKQSNDIKSVTTVISDIAEQINLLALNAAIEAARAGEHGRGFAVVADEVRNLAERTQKSLGEIEANTNILAQSISDMGDSIKEEAGDISQINESVATIEKLTQQNSQTAMRTNAIANEVDSLAQNILSETKKRKF; this is encoded by the coding sequence ATGGAGCAAATCATTATTTCTTTGATTGCTATTTTTATCACTTTAATTTTTATTAGGATGATAATTTCTTACAATCTCAAACCTATTGCAATTATTTCATCAGGTTTGCATAATTTTTTCAACTATTTAAACCACAAAGATGCTCATTCTCACCCTATTAAACTTAAAACTCAAGATGAATTTGGGAAAATGGCAGATGAAATTAACGAAAATATCGAAATCATTAAAGAGTCCCTGAGTAAAGATACAAAAGCTATTGAAGAATCTGTAAATGTTGCTAGAAAAATAGAAACAGGGGAGCTTGATTTACGCATTACTTCACACGCCAATAACCCTCAAATTCAAGAACTTATAGATGTTCTAAATAAAATGCTCATTACTTTACAAGGAAAAATAGGTAGCAATCTAAATGAAATACAAACAGTATTTGATAGTTATAAACATTTAGATTTTACTGTTTCAATCAATAATCCAAAAGGTGATATTGAAAAAGCAATTAACGCCCTTGGAGATGAAATTAAAAATATGCTCTTACAATCACTCAGTCAAGGTGAGTTACTCAATCAAAAGGCAGAAGCACTTAAACAAAGTATGGAAGAACTTACAAATGATGCTACTCATCAAACCACATCGTTACAAGAAAGTGCAAGAGCCTTAGAACAAATGAATTCGGCCATGAGTGAAATCTCCATTAAAGCACAAGATGTAGTAAAACAAAGTAATGATATCAAAAGCGTAACTACAGTAATTTCAGATATAGCCGAACAAATAAATCTACTTGCATTAAATGCTGCTATTGAAGCAGCACGTGCAGGTGAACATGGACGTGGTTTTGCTGTTGTTGCTGATGAAGTTAGAAATCTAGCAGAAAGAACTCAAAAGTCTTTAGGTGAAATTGAAGCAAATACTAATATCTTAGCTCAATCTATAAGCGATATGGGGGATTCTATCAAAGAAGAAGCAGGTGATATTAGTCAAATCAATGAATCAGTTGCCACTATAGAAAAACTTACGCAGCAAAACTCTCAAACAGCTATGCGAACTAACGCTATTGCTAATGAAGTAGATTCTTTAGCACAAAATATATTAAGTGAAACAAAAAAAAGAAAATTTTAA
- a CDS encoding pyridoxamine 5'-phosphate oxidase family protein, which translates to MDKRIKNFIHSQKLLSLSILDNDGGAYCASCYYAFDDENLALIFASEEHTKHIQLAYKSPKVAVSIALDTDIINLIKGVQIKALFQKATKEQEEIYYEKFPYAKLAKACIFALNIQWVKYTDNKILLSKKLEFFI; encoded by the coding sequence ATGGATAAAAGAATTAAAAATTTTATTCATTCACAAAAACTTCTTAGTTTGAGCATACTCGATAATGATGGTGGAGCATATTGTGCAAGTTGTTATTATGCTTTTGATGATGAGAATTTGGCTTTAATTTTTGCTAGTGAAGAACACACTAAGCATATTCAACTTGCCTATAAATCTCCCAAAGTTGCAGTTAGTATAGCATTAGATACAGACATTATTAATCTCATTAAAGGAGTGCAAATCAAAGCTCTTTTTCAAAAAGCTACCAAAGAACAAGAAGAAATATACTATGAAAAATTTCCTTATGCAAAACTAGCAAAAGCTTGTATTTTTGCTTTAAATATACAATGGGTAAAATATACAGACAATAAAATTTTGCTTTCTAAAAAATTAGAATTTTTTATTTAA